The stretch of DNA GCCAATCCGTTTGCAAGTCGGCACTGTTTCAGCACCTCACTGAAACCCTCACAGAGCTTGATGTCACCCTGGTTCTGGGCACACTCCAGAAACTGTTTGATCTCATAGAAGcaaggctgctgctgctgtgccgGCTGGGTTCCCTGTGGCTCCTGGTAAGTGATGTCAGGCCTTGCAGGCTCAGcattacttcctccactgaagcccCCAGTAATGGCGTGACCCAGTGTGTGTCCCACAGCAGAGCCCACAGCCACGCCAGCTGCAGTGGTTGCCATCTGGGCCATCAGACCTGGCTGCCGGGGTGCAGCAGCAGAAGAGCCAACTGCAGATGGGGGTGCTGCTGCTGGTGGCTGAGCGACAGGTGCCGGCCTGGGTGCAGCTCTCATCTGAGGTGCCTGGCTGGCCGGAGGGGCCATGCGGGAGGTGCGGCTTCGGCTTCCTCGCGGCATCCTAGGTACGCGACAGCTCGACCTCTGGACCTGTAACAACCCGCCGACAAAGAGTTACTTTTTATAGTTAATCttgttctcattaattttttgctgcttattcagttgttttttttattagattttaCTTTCTGGTTTCatgaaataataaagtatttaGATTGATATTGGCAAACGGTTATGTCATTAATCttgttctcattaatttttttgtttattcagttagtttatattttactttttggtttcatgaaataaaaatttttaagtaaatagaGATTGGCAAAAGGCTACTAACTCTTTCTGTAGCTAATCTTGttctctttaatatttcttattagTTTCACTACAAAATCAGCTTTCTTTGTTCAAACAAAcagtaaaaaaggaaacaaagtccAAGGCTTGCTTAAGAAAAAGATGATGTTTGGTGCAGTAGCACTGTGTTCTGTCATGACCTTATTAAATGTCAAAATGCACCAAGCAGAATAttaaagttataaatataaagcaaatgcaagccaagaaataaacattttcccaTTGTGATGCCGTAAGGTATTCAGGTAGGAGCATAGTTCTGTGAAAGCTGCCGAGGTGTAAGGAGAGAAGATTCACGTGGCAGCGAGCGCATTGCTTTTTGCCTTCTCCAGCTTATACTGAAATGTGAGACACTCTGGATGGAAACTTTGATGCACTTAATTCTCAGGATTACTTTTTAAGAagttaaaagacacaaaaaaaccagaaagccCTATCTTTAACTCTCCTGTTTGTCTTTTCAACAACAAcatcagggccgggcacagtggctcaagcctgtaatcccagcactttgggaggccgagacgggcggatcacgaggtcaggagatcgagaccatcctggccaacatggtgaaaccccgtctctactaaaaaatacaaaaaactagccgggcgaggtggtgggtgcctgtagtcccagctgctcgggaggctgaggcaggagaatggcgtgaacccaggaggcggagcttgcagtgagctgagatccggccactgcactccagcctgggccacagagcgagactccgtctcaaaaaaaaaaaaaaaaaaaaacaacaacatcagAAATACAGCTATGCGGTTGTCCCTACACTCTGATCTTACAAAGCCCAGCTGTGTAGGTCTCCTGAGATGATTCAGGAAACTGGATAGCAATCTCTTATGTTGTcttataattatgaaaatatcttCTATCAAAATTGTCAAGTCACAAATGTCTCTTCATATGAGTGAGACTAAGCATCTTTGCATATGTTCATgttcatgtacttttttttttttttttcctgagacggagttttgctcttgttgcccaggctggagtacaatggtgtgatattggctcactgcaacctccgcctcccaggttcaagtgattctcctgcctcagcctcccgagtagctgggattacaggcgcacaccaccacgcccagctaatttttgtatttttagtaaagacggggtttcaccatgttgctcaggctggtctcaaactcctaacttcagatGATCtaccgccccggcctcccaaagtgcagagattacaggcatgagctaccacgcccggcgactatttgttgtgttttttttttttttggaaatcgTCCATATGCTTTGCTCACCATTCTGTGGTTCTTTTGGTTTCTTATTGATTTGAAAGTGCTCTTTGGTATCAATTAACCTTTTCTTTGTGATAACACCTACAAGGATTTCCCCCCAGTTTGTTACTTGCCTTTTGATTTGcttgtagtatttatttttactatgaaaagactttttcttctctgttttttgttttacatataattatttctatataaatgttatttacttatataaatatttgcattacaTAATTGAATGTCTTTTATAGCTTCTGGATTTTGAATCATAGTTTGAAAGGTCTAACTTATTCCAAGATTATAAAAGAATTCCCCATGTCATCTTTgagtcttttttggttttttgttgttgttgtttttaaatattggaCTTACTAGACAATAGTCTGGTTGTGTGTTTACATCTGAAAGCCACTTGGAGTTTATTCTGGTGCACAGTTCAAGGTATGGATCCAACTTTATTCTGCTGAGCTAGCTACCAAGCTATGCCAATACCATTTATGGAATAGTCCAGCTGTGCCCTAAAGAATTGGATGCCACTTCTATAATACACTAAATATCTATGTTTTTGGGACTtaccattctgttccattggtctgccTGTACATTTACCAGTAATACCGTGTCAATTATTGAGGCTTTCCAATATGTTTCCAAATCTGTTTGGGCAAGTCTCAGCTCCTTGCTCTTGTTCAAACTTATGTTGTCAAATCAgaacatagaaaggaaaaaaaaataccctacTATCCtgccatttcatttaaaaaagacattaacACCGAAACAGCAAGAAGAGCAAAATCCCAGATAGTAATCCTTTAAACGGAATAATTTAGCTTTATGAAAAATGTCAGATATTGTCATTATTTGCCTATTTTGCTGCAGGCCGATAAGATGAGACCAGCATTACAGAGTCACGCTTGGTCTTGGTACCGGTGTAAGGAGAGGGAGGGCCACAGAGAGGATGTCACTGGCTAGTCAGTTGTAGGCACAGAACTCGAACTCAGGTCTTATGATCTCTAGTCTTTTCCTCTTAACACCTCCTACATCCTA from Rhinopithecus roxellana isolate Shanxi Qingling chromosome 12, ASM756505v1, whole genome shotgun sequence encodes:
- the LOC104656107 gene encoding coiled-coil-helix-coiled-coil-helix domain-containing protein 2, yielding MPRGSRSRTSRMAPPASQAPQMRAAPRPAPVAQPPAAAPPSAVGSSAAAPRQPGLMAQMATTAAGVAVGSAVGHTLGHAITGGFSGGSNAEPARPDITYQEPQGTQPAQQQQPCFYEIKQFLECAQNQGDIKLCEGFSEVLKQCRLANGLA